A section of the Acidobacterium capsulatum ATCC 51196 genome encodes:
- a CDS encoding PIN domain-containing protein, with product MPGRYFLDTNIFVYAFDQSAPAKAKKAQQLIRDALRSGLGVISYQVVQEFFNVALRNFTQKMTVEEAEQFLAITLRPLLAVHSSPALYSEALHLHARHKLSWFDSLIVSAAIEAQCDLLYSEDLQHGQKFGGLKVQNPFR from the coding sequence ATGCCCGGTAGATATTTCCTCGACACCAATATCTTTGTCTACGCCTTCGACCAATCCGCTCCCGCAAAGGCAAAGAAGGCCCAGCAGCTCATTCGCGATGCCTTGCGCTCAGGTCTGGGTGTCATCAGTTATCAGGTCGTGCAGGAGTTCTTCAACGTCGCACTGCGCAACTTCACGCAAAAGATGACCGTCGAGGAAGCCGAGCAGTTTCTTGCCATCACTTTGCGCCCTCTGCTGGCCGTGCATTCGTCTCCCGCGCTTTACTCTGAGGCGCTGCATCTTCATGCCCGGCACAAGCTTTCGTGGTTTGATTCTCTGATCGTCTCGGCAGCCATCGAAGCGCAGTGCGATTTGCTCTATAGTGAAGACCTCCAGCACGGCCAGAAGTTTGGCGGCTTGAAGGTGCAAAACCCTTTTCGCTAA